In Gemmatimonadota bacterium, the following proteins share a genomic window:
- a CDS encoding ABC transporter ATP-binding protein, with protein MFNYFPPPRKGVKQSLIRVFLRFLRLMIPVWDKALLVVMGTIVVSTFRVVNPWLSKFLIDDAFPNQDWNLFYSIFVAYVVLVLIQRLVGTMTTILNHYVDLRVSLALKTHFFTHLQRLSMTFYESRGIGEHMYRASADTGAVMRMITDILPATLRAVYEFILILIFTTWLDWRVSLVILIYSIPYGMVAQKIATIQRRFDRRVRERWQARDAGLQEGVAGAAVVQTFGRRRHEVKRYLNLTIEGYRAAMRLFYMRVIEGELARNNGLLPYLKNRLIRLYFLREVILGNLSYGSVFPIFSYTNRLSNPIQVLIRYFQQVRIAMVPAERILETLDQVPAVTDRPNAPAMPPVRGDVVFDNVSFSYEDGTPILRNLSFTVQAGQKIALVGHSGSGKTTVANLLLRLYDPDSGRVIVDGQDLREVKSSTYQDQVGLVLQETHLFNGTIKENILFGQPHASDDEVVRAAQLADIDAFASSQRNGYDTDLREGTRISGGQKQRIGIARAMVRDPKILILDEPTSSLDSATEQRFLQSLDRVAEGRTTFIVSHRLTTVANADLIIVLGDGQILEQGIHAELIRNGGEYAEMYRRYLGLDDTRQVG; from the coding sequence ATGTTCAACTATTTTCCTCCTCCCCGCAAGGGGGTAAAACAGTCACTCATAAGAGTCTTTCTGCGTTTTCTCAGGCTAATGATTCCCGTCTGGGATAAGGCACTGCTCGTCGTAATGGGCACGATTGTCGTCAGCACGTTTCGGGTTGTGAATCCGTGGCTGAGCAAGTTTCTCATCGATGATGCATTTCCAAATCAAGATTGGAACCTGTTCTACAGTATCTTTGTCGCCTATGTCGTGCTTGTTCTGATTCAGAGATTGGTCGGTACCATGACGACCATACTCAATCACTACGTAGATCTACGCGTGAGCTTAGCCCTCAAAACCCACTTCTTCACCCACCTCCAGCGTCTCTCCATGACCTTCTACGAGAGTCGTGGTATTGGCGAGCACATGTATCGCGCCAGCGCAGATACGGGGGCCGTAATGCGCATGATTACGGACATCTTGCCAGCGACATTGCGTGCGGTCTATGAGTTCATACTCATACTCATCTTCACCACCTGGTTGGACTGGCGAGTCTCGCTGGTCATTCTGATTTACTCAATCCCTTATGGAATGGTCGCCCAGAAGATCGCGACCATACAGCGCAGATTCGATCGCCGCGTAAGAGAGAGATGGCAGGCGCGCGACGCCGGGCTTCAAGAAGGCGTTGCCGGGGCAGCTGTCGTACAGACATTTGGTCGGCGTCGGCACGAAGTAAAGCGATATCTCAATCTCACCATCGAAGGATATCGCGCCGCGATGCGCCTGTTTTATATGCGTGTCATCGAAGGAGAACTCGCGCGCAATAACGGCCTGCTTCCCTATTTAAAAAATCGACTGATAAGACTGTACTTTCTCAGAGAAGTTATTTTAGGCAACCTCTCCTATGGGTCTGTCTTCCCCATTTTCTCCTATACGAATCGCCTGTCCAATCCCATTCAAGTCCTGATTCGGTATTTTCAGCAAGTTCGCATTGCAATGGTTCCCGCCGAGCGCATTCTCGAAACACTGGATCAGGTTCCCGCTGTTACAGACCGTCCCAATGCACCGGCAATGCCACCTGTCAGGGGCGATGTCGTCTTTGACAATGTTTCCTTTTCTTACGAGGATGGCACACCGATCCTGCGCAACCTGAGCTTCACCGTTCAGGCAGGTCAAAAAATCGCCCTGGTGGGACACAGTGGATCGGGCAAAACCACGGTAGCGAACCTGCTTCTCCGGCTATACGACCCGGATTCGGGCAGGGTAATAGTAGATGGCCAGGACCTCAGAGAAGTAAAATCGAGCACCTATCAGGACCAGGTTGGTCTGGTTTTACAGGAAACGCATTTGTTCAACGGAACAATCAAAGAAAATATCCTATTCGGTCAGCCCCATGCATCTGACGATGAGGTGGTCAGAGCCGCCCAACTGGCGGACATAGACGCATTTGCCTCATCCCAACGCAACGGATATGACACCGACCTTCGAGAAGGCACGCGAATCTCAGGGGGTCAGAAACAGCGGATCGGGATTGCCCGGGCCATGGTTCGCGATCCCAAAATTCTCATTCTGGACGAGCCCACATCATCCCTGGACAGCGCCACAGAACAGCGATTTTTACAAAGCCTGGACCGCGTGGCAGAAGGACGCACCACATTCATAGTCTCTCACAGACTCACAACAGTGGCAAATGCCGACCTGATCATCGTTCTCGGCGACGGTCAGATCCTCGAACAAGGGATACACGCAGAACTGATTCGCAATGGAGGCGAGTACGCAGAGATGTACCGGCGATACCT
- a CDS encoding FtsX-like permease family protein, whose amino-acid sequence MFNLIGNYAKIAIRNLMRNKVYSALNILGLGIAMSCCLLIVLFLQRELQYDHRYEKGDRIYKVVREINIQGGSRNFSWGTSGSLAPALQRDFPEVESAIRIWPWNVKVERENILFPTRLNRVDKHVFDVFEAEFVQGSAQTAFEDPTSIVITERMANVIYGEENPMGRVLTVVNSIFGGDYIVRGVLKDRFEPTTIPFNMFISRDPNAQWSNKLHRWDPAAGFRPVQTYILLQEGVSPKTLEQKFPDFITRYMGAEIQKYNAYHLQPLHRVYLHSRADYDIQSFGDIDQLYTMCVIAAFILIIACVNFMNLATAQSVRRAREVGLRKVVGASRGQLIQQFLGESLIVACLASLLALIVAHAALPVFNDLIQQNLVLDLRAYMTLIPALIGVVLVSGILAGGYPAFVLSAWQPIDTLKSQVQSRSGGSWFWKGLVIFQFSISIFLIVGTLVVRNQISYMLDRDLGVDTEHLVMLPIFISSREAHFVHANRLSSRYSTVKQSFLRHPNVVGATASQYRAFPSGGGSRSKPIRPEDLPGDDWWILINEVDQDFVKTMGIELVAGKNFTPGKGNPLRGWTREFLINESAAKLFGWDNPIGKQIQKLDGGGGTGTVVGVFKDYHFDSLKEKIAPLAFVKWARLYAYLTLKIKGGQFVETMDFLEEEWYKFVPNEAFNPIFMDDGLASAYRNELRLRRIAGISSLLAIVVCCLGLFGLAAISAQRRTKEIGVRKVLGASGGQIVTMFSAEFVKLVAFASLIAWPLAYYMLNDWLADFAYRIGLDISVFVLSSVLAIAIALITVSYQAWKAAQTNPIEALKYE is encoded by the coding sequence ATGTTTAATCTGATCGGAAATTACGCCAAAATTGCTATCAGGAATTTGATGCGGAACAAAGTGTATTCCGCGCTCAATATCCTCGGTTTGGGCATCGCCATGTCCTGCTGCCTTTTAATCGTGTTGTTTTTACAACGCGAACTGCAATACGATCACAGATATGAAAAGGGGGATCGCATTTACAAGGTTGTGCGAGAAATAAATATCCAGGGCGGATCGCGCAATTTTTCCTGGGGTACGTCGGGATCTTTGGCCCCCGCGTTGCAACGCGATTTCCCCGAAGTGGAGTCAGCTATTCGAATATGGCCCTGGAATGTGAAGGTCGAACGCGAGAATATTTTGTTTCCCACACGGCTCAATCGCGTTGACAAACACGTATTTGACGTGTTTGAAGCCGAATTTGTTCAGGGCAGCGCACAGACGGCTTTTGAAGATCCAACGAGTATTGTGATTACCGAGCGCATGGCGAATGTTATCTACGGCGAGGAAAACCCGATGGGCAGGGTGCTCACCGTTGTCAATTCGATTTTTGGAGGCGATTATATTGTGCGGGGTGTGTTGAAAGATCGCTTCGAACCCACGACAATCCCGTTTAATATGTTCATATCGAGAGACCCCAATGCCCAATGGAGTAACAAATTGCACAGATGGGATCCGGCTGCGGGTTTTCGACCGGTACAAACCTATATTTTGCTTCAAGAAGGTGTTTCTCCCAAAACACTGGAGCAAAAATTTCCAGATTTTATAACGCGCTATATGGGCGCAGAAATCCAAAAATACAATGCGTATCATCTTCAACCCCTGCATCGGGTCTATTTGCATTCGCGCGCAGATTACGACATCCAGAGCTTCGGCGATATCGATCAACTCTATACGATGTGTGTGATTGCTGCATTTATTCTGATCATTGCCTGCGTGAACTTTATGAATCTGGCGACAGCCCAATCAGTCCGGCGCGCAAGAGAGGTGGGCTTGCGAAAAGTGGTCGGTGCCAGTCGCGGGCAGTTGATCCAGCAATTTCTGGGAGAGTCCCTGATTGTCGCCTGTCTCGCGTCGTTGCTGGCACTTATTGTTGCGCACGCGGCACTGCCCGTGTTTAATGATTTGATCCAGCAAAATCTGGTATTAGATCTCAGGGCATATATGACTTTGATCCCGGCGTTGATCGGCGTGGTACTGGTATCCGGGATACTCGCCGGAGGTTATCCCGCCTTTGTTTTATCTGCCTGGCAACCGATTGATACATTGAAGAGCCAGGTTCAATCCAGATCGGGTGGTTCGTGGTTCTGGAAGGGTCTGGTGATATTCCAATTTTCAATTTCGATTTTTTTGATCGTAGGGACGCTGGTCGTGCGCAACCAGATCTCTTATATGCTGGATCGGGATCTGGGGGTTGATACAGAACATCTGGTCATGTTACCCATTTTTATTTCGAGCCGGGAGGCGCATTTTGTTCACGCCAACCGCCTGTCGTCGCGATACAGTACTGTGAAGCAGTCGTTTTTGAGGCATCCCAATGTCGTTGGGGCAACAGCATCTCAGTATCGCGCCTTTCCCAGCGGGGGTGGCTCGCGGAGCAAGCCCATTCGCCCAGAGGATTTGCCGGGAGATGACTGGTGGATTCTGATCAACGAGGTCGATCAGGACTTTGTAAAAACAATGGGTATCGAGCTGGTTGCTGGCAAAAACTTCACCCCGGGCAAGGGCAATCCCCTCAGGGGATGGACGCGCGAATTTCTGATCAATGAGTCGGCAGCCAAATTATTTGGCTGGGATAATCCCATCGGCAAACAAATTCAGAAGCTGGATGGGGGCGGCGGCACGGGTACTGTTGTGGGCGTGTTTAAGGATTACCATTTTGATTCCTTAAAAGAAAAAATCGCGCCCCTCGCATTTGTCAAGTGGGCCAGGCTATATGCGTATTTAACGCTTAAAATAAAGGGCGGACAGTTTGTAGAGACGATGGATTTTTTGGAAGAGGAATGGTATAAGTTCGTGCCCAACGAAGCGTTTAACCCCATTTTTATGGACGATGGATTAGCATCTGCGTACCGCAATGAACTTCGCCTGAGAAGAATTGCTGGCATTTCTTCATTGCTGGCGATCGTGGTGTGCTGTTTGGGTCTGTTCGGTTTGGCCGCTATCTCTGCCCAACGGCGCACAAAGGAGATTGGTGTGCGCAAGGTGCTCGGTGCGTCTGGCGGACAAATTGTGACGATGTTTTCAGCCGAATTTGTCAAGCTGGTCGCGTTTGCCAGTCTTATTGCCTGGCCTCTGGCTTATTATATGCTCAATGACTGGTTAGCCGATTTTGCCTATCGCATCGGTCTGGATATCTCGGTATTTGTATTGAGCAGTGTACTGGCTATTGCCATTGCCCTGATCACTGTGAGTTACCAGGCCTGGAAAGCGGCGCAGACCAATCCGATTGAGGCGCTTAAGTACGAATAG
- a CDS encoding ABC transporter ATP-binding protein — translation MAMRILDIRQRKPEVWRGPAWSPEQERANREWETFWRFFKYLYPHKTKVILGMLFIMVGVPLREIGVFLNRYQVDEVILNIDLPVDRRLQLFFFVFGIQFLMWIISNVSQITRRILGWYIDMKVTIHLRTIFYDHLHKLSLGFLQSRPIGEHMYRSTADVGGGLITMITDDVPNAITIAYRIIWTGIILSLVDPYLTVLIFLYSFPYTALSHYFYTRLQRVRWDMRMQAQYLRTILRDGIAATKTVKGFGRMRWSARRYASTFIENRRYWIKYRVLHIFTHQGVLWFLSEGVEKVLWLYVGYHTMTGELSIGEFSVVFFLARQFEGPMERMIRLIQSIRLQLVQAERVLQTLDVQPEISDAPDASTIPSLSGTIEFRNVGFEYESGQPVLENINITIRPGERVAFVGPSGSGKTSMLYLILRLYDPTTGSVLVDGHDLKDVRLLSYRNQLGVVLQDTFLFSGTIRENIRYGNLKASDADVEEAARMAALYDAVIAHPEGFERDLGEGTRLSGGQKQRIGIARALIRDPAVFILDEATSNLDSRSEEHVMDTIWNVSEGRTTVMVSHRLMTVQKADRIYVLDQGRIVENGTHDDLLSANGLYRRIWDEQMQLGTDVDAAD, via the coding sequence ATGGCAATGAGAATTCTCGACATCCGACAGAGAAAGCCCGAAGTGTGGCGAGGTCCGGCCTGGTCTCCAGAACAGGAACGGGCAAACCGCGAATGGGAAACCTTCTGGCGATTTTTCAAGTACCTGTATCCCCACAAGACGAAAGTCATCCTCGGGATGCTATTCATCATGGTAGGCGTTCCGCTCCGTGAGATAGGCGTCTTTTTGAATCGATATCAGGTCGATGAAGTCATTCTGAACATCGACCTGCCAGTAGATCGCCGCTTGCAGCTTTTCTTTTTTGTCTTTGGTATCCAATTCCTGATGTGGATCATCTCGAATGTCTCTCAAATAACACGGCGTATCCTCGGGTGGTATATCGACATGAAAGTCACCATCCACCTGCGCACGATCTTCTACGACCACCTCCACAAACTTTCCCTGGGCTTTCTTCAGAGTCGGCCCATCGGCGAACACATGTATCGCAGCACTGCTGACGTCGGAGGTGGCCTGATCACCATGATCACCGACGATGTTCCCAATGCGATCACCATAGCCTACCGGATTATCTGGACGGGCATCATCCTCAGTCTGGTCGATCCCTATCTCACAGTGCTGATTTTTCTCTACTCCTTTCCCTACACAGCCCTATCCCACTACTTCTACACGCGCCTTCAGAGAGTCCGATGGGACATGAGAATGCAGGCACAGTACCTGAGGACGATCTTGAGAGACGGTATAGCCGCGACCAAGACCGTCAAAGGTTTCGGCCGCATGCGCTGGTCTGCCCGCCGATATGCATCAACTTTTATCGAGAACCGCAGATATTGGATCAAGTACCGCGTTCTACATATCTTTACGCACCAGGGCGTTCTGTGGTTTCTCTCTGAAGGCGTTGAAAAAGTGTTGTGGCTCTACGTAGGTTACCACACCATGACCGGGGAGTTGAGCATCGGAGAATTCAGTGTTGTGTTTTTCCTCGCCCGGCAATTTGAAGGCCCGATGGAGAGAATGATCAGGCTGATCCAGAGCATTCGCCTTCAACTCGTCCAGGCCGAACGCGTCCTGCAAACCCTTGACGTTCAACCCGAGATAAGCGATGCGCCCGATGCGAGCACCATACCGTCCCTCAGCGGCACAATCGAATTCAGAAACGTGGGATTTGAATACGAATCGGGACAGCCCGTGCTGGAAAATATCAACATCACAATCCGTCCTGGAGAGCGCGTCGCATTCGTGGGACCGAGTGGATCGGGCAAGACCTCAATGCTATACCTCATCTTGAGGCTTTACGATCCCACCACCGGATCGGTTCTCGTAGATGGACACGACCTGAAAGATGTCCGACTCTTGAGCTACCGCAATCAACTCGGCGTTGTGCTTCAAGACACCTTTTTATTTTCCGGAACTATCCGCGAGAATATCCGGTATGGAAATCTAAAGGCTTCGGACGCAGACGTAGAAGAAGCAGCCCGCATGGCCGCGCTTTACGATGCCGTCATCGCCCACCCGGAGGGATTTGAAAGAGATCTTGGAGAGGGAACGAGATTATCCGGCGGACAAAAGCAAAGAATAGGCATTGCCCGCGCCCTGATCAGAGATCCCGCGGTTTTCATTCTGGATGAAGCGACCTCGAACCTGGATTCTCGATCGGAAGAACACGTCATGGACACGATCTGGAACGTATCGGAGGGGCGAACCACCGTGATGGTTTCTCACAGACTCATGACCGTTCAAAAAGCAGACCGAATCTACGTTTTGGATCAGGGCAGAATCGTCGAAAATGGCACACACGACGACTTGCTATCAGCAAACGGTCTCTACCGCAGAATATGGGATGAGCAGATGCAGTTGGGCACAGACGTCGATGCAGCCGATTGA